The Nitrosomonas communis genome has a segment encoding these proteins:
- a CDS encoding phosphocholine cytidylyltransferase family protein gives MKAIVLSAGQGRRLLPLTENTPKCLLPVFGKPVIAWQIDALLRAGIENITVIVGFQVGKVEALLAERYADHPQVRTRFNPFFEVADNLASCWIARDEMTDDFLLLNGDTLFDADLLSCVLHAEMAPITLCVDFKQIFDEDDMKVELDTEGWVRHVSKELTAEQTNAESIGLIYFRKQGVQLFRAAVEHALRDPARLKSWYLSIIDKLAQQRLVNSCSVHGCHWGEIDFIDDLRRTETLFAIQGDALKKANPMESVVGDKTLPSSI, from the coding sequence GTGAAAGCAATTGTTTTGAGTGCAGGTCAGGGACGGCGGTTACTCCCTCTCACTGAAAATACGCCTAAGTGCTTGTTACCCGTTTTCGGCAAGCCTGTGATCGCATGGCAAATCGATGCTTTACTGAGGGCAGGCATCGAAAATATTACCGTGATTGTTGGATTTCAGGTAGGAAAGGTGGAGGCATTACTCGCAGAGCGTTACGCTGATCATCCACAAGTCAGAACGCGCTTTAACCCTTTTTTTGAGGTGGCGGATAATCTTGCCAGTTGCTGGATTGCGCGCGATGAGATGACAGATGATTTTCTATTGCTGAATGGCGATACACTTTTTGATGCCGATTTATTATCATGTGTGCTACACGCTGAAATGGCGCCTATCACGCTTTGTGTAGACTTCAAGCAAATATTTGATGAAGATGACATGAAAGTGGAACTGGATACTGAAGGATGGGTTAGACATGTCAGTAAAGAGCTCACTGCAGAGCAAACAAACGCAGAATCAATCGGTTTGATTTATTTCCGCAAACAAGGCGTTCAGCTTTTCCGTGCTGCGGTTGAGCACGCATTGCGCGATCCAGCCAGGCTTAAATCCTGGTATCTCAGCATTATTGATAAGTTGGCTCAGCAGCGTTTGGTGAATTCCTGTTCTGTACATGGATGCCATTGGGGTGAAATTGATTTCATAGATGATTTGCGCAGAACAGAAACTTTGTTTGCGATACAGGGCGACGCGCTTAAGAAAGCAAACCCAATGGAAAGCGTAGTAGGCGATAAAACATTACCTTCTTCTATCTAA
- a CDS encoding alpha/beta hydrolase, producing MRMLLKLVIFMAAGYAALLLLVFFAQSYLIYFPQRNITFTPDREGLAYEPVTIATADKETLHGWFVPAPSAAKGTILFFHGNAGNISHRRDYLLTFYRLGYNTFIFDYRGYGRSSGSPSETGTYQDASAAWQYLTEIKAIPPSRIVLFGESLGGAVAAWLAAKQKPGALVLASVFISVPDLASELYPFLPVRLLSRFQYNTIDYLQSVTCPVLVAHSPQDEIVPFWHGQALFQVAAEPKLFLTLQGGHNEGFIFSRKEWAMALDDFISTRLGEAGRLSQ from the coding sequence ATGCGCATGTTACTTAAACTGGTTATTTTCATGGCAGCCGGCTACGCGGCTTTGTTATTATTGGTATTTTTTGCCCAATCGTATCTTATCTATTTCCCGCAACGCAACATTACCTTTACACCCGATCGGGAAGGCCTTGCCTATGAGCCGGTGACGATTGCCACGGCTGATAAGGAAACCCTACATGGATGGTTTGTACCGGCCCCTTCCGCTGCTAAAGGAACCATTCTTTTCTTTCATGGCAATGCTGGTAATATTTCCCATCGGAGGGATTATTTATTGACGTTTTATCGATTGGGGTATAACACCTTCATTTTTGATTACCGAGGTTATGGCAGAAGCAGCGGTTCACCGTCAGAAACTGGCACGTATCAAGACGCATCAGCAGCATGGCAGTATTTGACCGAAATAAAAGCTATCCCACCTTCTCGGATCGTGCTATTCGGTGAATCACTTGGCGGTGCTGTCGCAGCATGGCTTGCTGCCAAGCAAAAACCCGGCGCATTAGTGTTGGCGTCGGTATTTATTTCGGTACCTGACCTGGCATCAGAATTGTATCCATTCCTGCCAGTACGCCTTCTCTCCCGATTCCAATACAATACGATCGATTATTTGCAGTCTGTCACTTGCCCGGTATTGGTCGCGCATAGCCCGCAAGATGAGATCGTGCCTTTTTGGCACGGTCAGGCGCTCTTTCAGGTAGCAGCCGAACCGAAACTATTCCTGACATTGCAGGGCGGGCACAACGAAGGCTTCATTTTTAGCCGTAAAGAATGGGCCATGGCACTGGATGATTTTATCAGTACCAGATTGGGGGAGGCTGGTAGATTATCCCAGTAA
- a CDS encoding HIT family protein, producing the protein MTITVFNGTMQKFGAPATVIRQYTHWSVLLRPAQLTLGALVLVAHEPAQAFSELSPASFIELHQVIGQIEPALKKAFNYDKLNYLMLMMVDPDVHFHVIPRYAHSQQFTGQEFMDAGWPGVPNFSQINPTDSVTNQLIMKHITACWE; encoded by the coding sequence ATGACCATAACCGTTTTTAATGGCACCATGCAAAAATTTGGTGCGCCGGCTACTGTCATCCGTCAGTATACCCATTGGAGCGTGCTACTGCGTCCTGCCCAGCTTACCCTGGGTGCGCTGGTCCTTGTTGCACATGAGCCAGCCCAGGCATTTTCTGAATTAAGCCCAGCGAGCTTTATCGAATTACACCAAGTGATCGGGCAAATTGAGCCTGCTCTGAAGAAAGCGTTCAATTACGACAAACTGAACTACTTGATGCTGATGATGGTGGATCCTGATGTTCATTTCCACGTGATCCCACGTTATGCACATTCACAGCAATTTACCGGACAAGAATTTATGGATGCAGGCTGGCCGGGTGTCCCTAATTTCAGTCAAATCAATCCCACCGATAGCGTCACCAATCAACTCATCATGAAACACATTACTGCTTGTTGGGAATAA
- a CDS encoding cysteine desulfurase family protein: MTQTYFDHNATTAVDESVWEAMLPYFRQEYGNASSRHALGMAARRAISQAREQVAQAVGVQPSQIIFTSGGSEANNLFIRGVADYLKPSQLVISAIEHPCIRRPAQELARRASERWQLRQLTVNELGQVQLEDVRNALADRPAMVSVMLANNETGVIQEVAKIADMARAQGAWMHTDAVQAFGKIPFDFNELKVHAMTISAHKIYGPKGAAALIIDKRLLLKPLIYGGGHENGLRSGTENVPAIVGFGVACELACSRINEMSTRLTELREYLERGLLAMGAIIFGLDAPRLPNTCYFALPEIEGDTLVVRLDKAGFAAASGAACSSVTPGQSHVLEAMGVDPMLARCAVRVSLGYDNTMTEINDFLKTVGKIARELKSLNGMLLQ, encoded by the coding sequence ATGACTCAGACTTATTTTGATCATAACGCTACCACCGCAGTAGATGAAAGCGTATGGGAAGCCATGTTGCCGTATTTTCGGCAGGAATATGGCAATGCCTCTAGCCGCCATGCATTGGGTATGGCAGCGCGCCGTGCGATCAGCCAGGCACGTGAGCAGGTCGCGCAGGCTGTCGGAGTGCAGCCATCACAGATCATCTTTACCAGCGGCGGATCAGAAGCAAACAACCTTTTTATCAGAGGGGTGGCGGATTATTTAAAGCCTTCTCAGTTAGTCATCAGCGCGATCGAACACCCCTGCATCAGGCGGCCAGCCCAGGAATTGGCACGAAGAGCAAGTGAGCGCTGGCAGTTACGTCAACTGACGGTGAATGAATTGGGGCAGGTGCAATTGGAAGATGTACGTAATGCCTTGGCAGACCGACCTGCTATGGTATCAGTGATGTTAGCAAACAATGAAACCGGTGTGATTCAGGAGGTTGCTAAAATCGCGGACATGGCCCGCGCCCAAGGCGCCTGGATGCATACCGACGCAGTTCAGGCATTCGGCAAGATTCCGTTCGATTTCAATGAATTAAAAGTGCATGCGATGACTATTTCAGCACATAAGATTTATGGTCCCAAGGGCGCAGCAGCATTAATTATCGATAAGCGGCTACTGCTTAAGCCACTGATATATGGTGGAGGGCATGAAAATGGGCTGCGTTCAGGTACAGAGAATGTGCCCGCTATCGTCGGTTTCGGTGTGGCCTGCGAGCTGGCCTGCTCGCGCATAAACGAGATGTCCACGCGCTTAACCGAATTGCGCGAATATCTAGAACGAGGCTTGCTTGCAATGGGTGCGATTATTTTTGGATTAGACGCGCCACGCTTACCCAATACCTGTTATTTTGCGCTGCCGGAGATTGAAGGAGATACGCTGGTTGTTCGGCTGGATAAAGCGGGTTTTGCAGCTGCCAGCGGTGCTGCCTGCTCCAGTGTGACACCTGGGCAGAGTCATGTGCTGGAAGCAATGGGAGTTGACCCTATGCTGGCGCGTTGCGCAGTAAGAGTGAGCCTCGGATATGACAATACTATGACCGAAATTAATGATTTCTTGAAAACCGTGGGCAAAATCGCACGAGAGCTGAAGAGCTTGAATGGAATGCTACTGCAATGA
- the ppa gene encoding inorganic diphosphatase has protein sequence MNLDRVDSGHDLPNDFNVIVEIPMNSDPIKYEMDKKTGALFVDRFMSTSMHYPCNYGYIPHTLSGDKDPVDVLVISPVPLITGVVVRCRPLGALKMTDEAGEDIKLVAVPIDKLCSLYTQIKSVDDLSEFMRAQIAHFFSHYKDLEKGKWVKIEGWGGIEDAKAEIIEGVKRYTSAKDKPKF, from the coding sequence ATGAACTTAGATCGTGTCGATTCAGGTCATGACCTTCCCAATGATTTCAATGTGATCGTTGAAATACCCATGAATTCTGATCCCATCAAATATGAAATGGACAAGAAAACGGGTGCCCTGTTTGTAGATCGCTTTATGTCTACTTCCATGCATTACCCATGTAATTATGGTTATATCCCGCATACCTTATCCGGGGACAAAGATCCAGTAGATGTGCTGGTTATTTCGCCGGTACCCTTGATTACTGGTGTAGTTGTTCGCTGTCGACCGCTTGGCGCATTAAAAATGACCGATGAGGCCGGTGAAGATATCAAGTTAGTGGCCGTGCCGATTGACAAATTATGCAGCCTTTACACGCAAATTAAATCGGTGGATGATCTATCTGAATTCATGCGTGCGCAGATTGCACATTTCTTTTCGCACTACAAAGATTTAGAAAAGGGCAAATGGGTCAAGATTGAAGGTTGGGGCGGTATTGAAGATGCCAAAGCGGAGATCATAGAGGGCGTCAAACGGTATACCTCAGCAAAAGATAAGCCTAAATTCTAA